AAGGTACCGACGATTATTTTAAAGAAATCGAGAATAAACTAATAGAAGAAACAAACTATACGCTCGAACTTCAGCAAAGTATTGAAATATCTAAAGCTTGTAAACATATTCCGAATTTAAAATTCCCGAAATATTACGAAGAATTTTCATCTAATAAAATCTTAACAATGGATTGGATGGACGGACTTCATATTTCAGAATTCACAAAAAAGAATAATGATCCTGCGGTTTCAAACAAACTTGGTCAGGCTTTATGGGATTTTTATATGTTCCAAATGCATACCTTAAAAAAAGTACATGCAGATCCGCATCCTGGTAACTTTTTAGTATCGCCAGAAAATGAGTTAGTCGCTATCGATTTTGGTTGTATGAAAGAAGTGCCGCTAACTTTTTACACGCCTTATTTTGAATTAGCTGAAAAAGAAAACATTGAAGATCCAGCATTTTTTGAAGCGAAATTATATGAATTAGAAATTTTAAAACCAACCGATTCTCAAGAGGAAATTGTGTTTTTCAAAACCCTGTTTCACGAAATGTTATCGCTTTTCACAACACCTTTACAGCAAGAGGTTTTCGATTTTTCGAATCCTACTTTTTTCAATAAAATAGCGGAGTTAAGTACTAAATACGCACAAAGCACAGAACTTAAAAAAATGAATGGTAATCGTGGCTCGAAACATTTCATATATATTAATAGAACATTTTTCGGATTGTATAATTTAATGCACGATTTACAACCAAACCATATTATAATAAACAATTATAAAACCTTATAAATGTATTTTAGCCGTAACGATATAGACCAACTCGATCATATTTATAAAATAAATTTGATTAATAGTATTACGGGCTATAAACCTGCAAATTTAATAGCGACAAAATCTCAATCGGGAATAACCAATGTGGCCGTTTTCAGTTCTGTAGTACATTATGGTTCTGCACCACCTATTTTAGGTTTTGTACTGAGACCAACAACGGTAAGGCGCCATACTTTCGATAATATTATAGAAACAGGTTATTACACCGTTAATCATATTAACGAAGCTATAGTTGAAGATGCTCATCATACATCTGCCAAATACCCTAAAGATGTTTCAGAGTTTAGTAAAACAGGATTAGAAGAAGAATACAATAACGATTTTTATGCGCCTTTTGTAAAGCAATCGACAATAAAAATGGGTATGAAATTTTTACAAAAAATAGATATAGAAGCAAATGGTACTATTTTAATTTTAGGTGAAATAACAGATCTATACATTAATGATGATCTTGTAGAGCATGATGGTTTTGCAGACTTATTGAAAGCTAACACAGCTGTTATTAATGGCTTAGACACTTACGCCATACCAACTAAAACTAAAAGATTAACCTACCAAAGACCTAAATAAAAAATTATGAAAAAACTAGTTATTATTGGTGGCAGCAAAGGTATTGGCCAAGCCATTATAAACACCTTAAAAGATACATATAGCATTGTAAACATAAGCCGTACGGCAATAGAAACATCTTCTACAATTACGCAACATACTTTAGATGTTTTAGAAGAGGAGTTACCAGAAATAGATAGCATAGATGCTCTAGTGTATTGCCCAGGAAGCATAAACCTAAAAGCACTATCGAGATTAAACATCGACGATTTTAAAAACGATTTCAACATTAACGTTTTAGGAGCTATAAAAACTATAAAACATTACGAAAAGGCTTTAATTGAAGGCCACGGAAGTGTGGTTTTATTCAGTAGTGTAGCAACACAAATAGGCATGCCTTTTCACGCTAGTATTGCCACAAGTAAAGCGGCCTTAGAAGGATTAACAAAATCGTTGGCAGCAGAATATGCAACAAAAATACGTTTCAATATTATTGCACCAACTATTACAGACACACCGTTGGCTTCTCGATTATTACGAAATGAAAAACAAAGAGAAACCATGAGCGAACGCCACCCATTAAAATCTATTTTAGATCCTAATGAAGTTGCCGCGCTAACCAAATACTTGTTATCTAGCGATGCTAAATCGATTTCCGGACAAACATTCCCAATAGATGCGGGAATAACTAGTCTAAAACTCTAAGTTTTTATTATGATTAATATAAAAAAACATTCTGGAATTTACACCTTAGAGGCTACACAAGAAATCGACATTCCGATACATGAAGCTTGGTCTTTTTTTAGCTCTCCTAATAATCTAGAAAAAATCACACCTTCAGAAATGGGTTTTAAAATCACATCTGAAGTAGATAAAAAGGCTTATGCCGGACAAATAATAACTTATAAAGTTGGTATTCTCCCAGGTATAAATACAAATTGGGTTACAGAAATAACACAAGTTGAACACGAATCTTTCTTTATAGACGAGCAGCGTTTTGGGCCATACAGAATGTGGCATCATGAACATTGGTTTTACAGCCAACCTGACGGAAAAACATTAATGAAAGATAAAATCTCATACAAAATACCTTTTGGAATTTTAGGTGATTTAGCTCAAACTCTTTTTATAAAAAAACAATTAAAAGGTATTTTCGAATACCGTTTTAAAACCTTAGAAACCTACTTTAATGGAAAATAAAATCACTCTATTTTGGTTTCGACGCGACTTAAGACTAGAAGATAACACGGCTTTACATTATGCTCTAAAATCGAGTAACAATGTATTACCTATTTTTATTTTTGATGATGATATTTTAGACTCATTACCTAAAGATGATGCTAGGGTTTCCTTTATTCACAACACTTTAGAAAACATAAACAAAGAACTTACCGAGTTTGGATCGAGCCTTGTTGTAAAAAAAGGATCGACTCTAGAAATTTGGAAAGCTCTAATTGCAGAGCATAACATTGAGCGTGTGTTTTTTAATAAAGATTACGAACCTTACGCCATAAAAAGAGACCTTGAAATCTCAAATTTATTAAGTGCTAATGGCATAGAAGCAAAGTCTTTTAAAGACCAAGTAATTTTTGAAGAAAACGATATTCTAAAAAACGACAACACACCTTATACGATATACACACCGTTTAAGAATAAGTGGTTAAAAAAATTCGATGACAAAGCAGATGTATTAAATCATGACATCGATAACACTAGATTCCATAAGATTAACTCAACTTTTACTTCTTTAGAAGATATTGGGTTTACTAAAAGCGATATACGAGTAAAACCATATAACTTAACGGCTTTGGATCGCTATGACGAAGTCCGAAATTTTCCAGCACAAGACCAAACCTCATACCTTTCACCACATTTAAGATTTGGACTTGTTAGCACCAGAAACATGGTGAAATTAGCATTAAAAACAAATGCTATATTTTTAAGTGAGCTTATTTGGCGCGAATTTTTCATGCAAATCCTCTTTCATTTCCCTAAAGTAGTTACCGAAAATTTCAAACAAAAATACGATGCGATACCCTGGAGGAATAACGAAGCAGACTTTAAAGCTTGGTGCGAAGGAAAAACGGGTTACCCCATGGTAGATGCCGGTATGCGCGAATTAAACAAAACGGGATATATGCACAACCGTGTACGTATGATTACTGCCGGATTTCTATGTAAACACCTTTTAATAGATTGGCGTTGGGGCGAAGCATATTTCGCTGAAAAGCTACTAGATTACGAACTCTCTGCAAATAATGGAAACTGGCAATGGGCCGCTGGCACAGGTTGCGATGCCGCACCTTATTTTAGAGTTTTTAATCCTGCCGAGCAGTTGAAAAAATTTGATAAAGATACCATTTACATACGCCGTTGGGTTGAAGATTATGATGAATTAACCTATCCGCAACCTATGGTCGAACATAAATTTGCACGAGAACGTGCTATTTCTACATACAAAAAAGCGCTAAATCCTTAATTAAGGTTTAGCGCTTTTTCATTATTAGCAATGGATTAAAACTGTTCTGTTTTATCCAATATAGGCCTTTGCTCCATCTAATGCTTTTGTAATACCATCTGGATTTTTACCTCCAGCAGTTGCAAAAAATGGTTGTCCACCTCCACCACCTTGGATATGTTTACCAAGTTCGCGAACTACTTGCCCAGCATTTAAGCCTTTACTAGCAACTAATTCTTTTGAGATGTAGCATGATAATAATGCTTTTCCGTTTTGTTCGGTTGCAAACAATAAGAATAAATTATCAAACTGCGATCCTAAATCGAAAGCAACATCTTTTAATCCGCCAGCATCCAAATCTAATTTTTTGGCTAAAAACTGAACGCCATTAATTTCAGCTAATTCACTTCTTAATTCACCTTTTATATTTTTAGCTTTATCTTTTAATAAACCTTCAATTTGCTTTTTAAGATTGGTGTTTTCATCTTGTAAATTCTGAAGTGCTTTTACAGGCTCTTTAGCATTGTTAAGTAAATCTTTCATTTCGAAGAATGTTCTGTTGTTTTCAGAATAAAAATCTTTTACAGCATCGTTAGTGATAGCTTCAATTCTTCTAATTCCAGCTGCAACAGCACCTTCTGAAACTATTTTAAAATGCCAAATATCACCTGTATTTTTAACGTGTGTCCCACCACAAAGTTCAACAGATTGTCCAAAACGAATAGCACGAACCGTATCGCCATATTTTTCTCCAAACAAACTCATAGCACCATCTGCGATAGCTTCTTCCTTTGGAACATTTCTTTTTTCAACTAAAGGCAACTTACCTTCTATTCTGGCATTTACAAAGTTCTCTACATCTTGCAATTCTTCGGTTGTTAATTTAGAAAAATGCGAGAAATCAAAACGCAAATACTTAGAGTTTACAGCCGATCCTTTTTGTTCTACATGAGTTCCTAAAATCTCTCTTAAGGCCTGATGTAATAAATGTGTTGCTGTATGGTTACTCTCTGTTCGATTACGTTGTTTTTCATCTACTACCGCTTTAAAGCTTTCGTTAATATGCTTTGGTAAATTTTTAGCGAAGTGAATAATAACGTTACTTTCTTTTTTAGTATCTAAAATATAAACAACATCACCATGGGCATCTTCCAAGTAACCTTTATCTCCAACTTGCCCTCCGCCTTCTGGGTAAAACGGTGTTAAGTTAAATACTAATTGATACATTTCGCCATCTTTTTTAGAAACAACTTTACGGTATCTTGTTAATTTCACATTAGCTTCAAGCGAATCATAACCAACAAATTCTTCTTCGGAATCGTTACTTAAAATCGTCCAATCATCAGTAGACATTTCGCTAGCTGCACGCGAGCGATTCTTTTGCTTTTGTAATTCTTCATTAAAGCCCTTTTCATCTAACTTCAATCCTTTTTCAGAAAGAATAAGCGCTGTTAAATCTATAGGAAAACCATAAGTATCATACAATTCGAAAGCGCGCTCTCCAGAAACTGTATCTCCTTTTGTAGTTTCTACAATTCTATTTAATAAGACCAAACCTTGATCTAATGTTCTTAAAAATGATTGTTCTTCTTCTTTTATAACATTTTCAATAAGTTGTTTTTGAGCTTTCAATTCCGGGAAAGCATCCCCCATTTTTTCGCTTAAAACAGTAACTAACCTATAAATAAAAGGTTCTTTTTTCTCTAAAAATGTAAATCCGTAACGTACAGCACGGCGTAAAATTCTTCGAATTACATAACCTGCACCAGTATTACTTGGCAATTGTCCATCTGCAATTGAAAACGCTACGGCACGAACGTGATCGGAAATTACACGAATAGCAACATCTACCTCTTCGTTCTTATTGTATGTTTTATTGGTAACTGCTTCAATTTCGCGAATAATTGGTGTAAACACATCGGTATCATAATTAGATTGCACGCCTTGTAAAACCATACAAAGACGCTCAAAGCCCATACCTGTATCAATATGCTTATCTGGTAAAGCCTCTAAACTTCCGTTCGCTTTTCTGTTATATTGCATAAAAACGAGGTTCCATATTTCCACCACTTGCGGATGATCCATGTTTACCAAATCTTTACCAGAAACTTTAGCTTTTTCTTCCGCAGAACGAATATCTACGTGTATTTCACTACATGGACCACATGGACCTTGATCGCCCATTTCCCAGAAGTTGTCCTTTTTGTTACCTTTTAATATGCGATCTTCAGAAATATATTGTTTCCAAAAATCGTAAGCTTCGGTATCCATGCTTAAATTATCGTCGTCATCACTGCCTTCAAAAACGGTAACGTACAAAATATCTTTATCTACGCCATAAACATCAACTAAAAGTTCCCAAGCCCAAGCAATAGCTTCCTTTTTAAAGTAATCGCCAAAACTCCAGTTACCAAGCATTTCGAACAATGTATGGTGGTAGGTATCATAACCAACTTCTTCTAAATCGTTATGTTTTCCAGAAACACGCAAACATTTTTGCGAATCGGTAATTCTATTATTTTTAGGCTGGGCGTTTCCAAGAAAATATTCTTTAAAAGGCGCCATCCCTGCGTTTACAAACATAAGGGTTGGATCATCTTTTAAAACCATGGGAGCCGATGGCACAATACTATGCTTTTTATCTTCAAAAAAACTTAAAAACTTAGCGCGGATGTCTTGAGACTTCATATATAAAATATTCTCTTTTCAGTTATTTTCTATTAATTACAAAACAATTTTTATCTTTACTTTTCAGTTAAAAAAACTACAAACAGCGGTTTTATTATTCTATTAATAATAAATGATTAGCTTTGTTCGTTCTGCTTTTAAAATTTAAAGCACTGAAACAAAAATTGTAAAGCGCAAAAATAGTATAAAAATAGTAATGAGTAAGGTAAAATATTATTACGATTCTGATTCACTTTCTTACAGGAAGATTGAGCGCCGAAAAAGGACGACGTTTAAGTATGCTTTTATGTTTATTTTAGCATCGGCACTCTTTGGTTTCTTGTTCGTTTTTATATCAAGTCAATACGTAGAATCACCCAAAGAACGGTCTCTCGCAAGAGAATTACACAACATGCAATTGCAGTATGAATTGCTGAATAAAAAAATGAACGAAGCCGAAAACGTTTTGGCTAATGTTGCCGATAGAGACAACAATATTTATCGTGTTTATTTTGAAGCTAACCCTATTCCGGAAGCACAACGTCGCGCTGGTTTTGGTGGAATCAACAGATATAAAAACTTAGAGGGCTTTGATAACTCTAAACTTATTATTGAAAGTAATAAGCGTTTAGATATTTTACAAAAGCAAATTGTTGTGCAATCTAAATCGCTAGATGAAATTGCTGTACTTGCTAAAGAAAAAGAAAAACTGCTAGCAGCAATACCAGCTATTCAGCCTGTGAATAACAAAGATTTGAAACGTATGGCCTCTGGTTATGGTATGAGATCGGATCCTTTTACAAAGGCTCGAAAAATGCACTGGGGTATGGATTTTACAGCACCACGTGGCACACCTATTTACGCTTCTGGCGATGGAATTGTGGTTCGTGCAGATTCTGGATCTACAGGTTATGGAAACCATATTAGAATAGATCATGGCTTTGGATACATTAGTTTATATGCGCATTTATACAAATACAATGTGCGAAAAAACCAAAAAGTACAACGTGGTGATTTAATTGGATTTGTTGGTAGTACCGGAAGATCGGAAGCACCACATTTACATTACGAAATTTTTAAAGACGGCGACCGCATAAACCCAATGAACTTCTACTACGGAAGTTTAACTGCGGAAGAATACAGCAAACTTTTAGAACACGCTTCATTAGAAAATCAATCTTTAGATTAATGCATATAGATTTACCAGAAAAGCGATATTATGCTATTGGAGAAGTGGCCAAAGCCTTCGGAGTAAACACCTCTTTAATACGTTTTTGGGAAAAAGAATTTGATGTCCTTAAACCTAAAAAAAACGCAAAAGGCAACCGGAAATTTACACCAGAAGATGTTAAAAACTTAAAGTTTATCTATCATTTAGTAAAAGAGCGTGGCTTTACGCTAGAAGGTGCGAAAACACATTTAAAGGAAGAAAAAAAAGAAGCACTAAGCAACTTTGAAATTATTAATACTTTAGAGAACATTAAAACGCAACTTATCAAAATAAAAGAACATCTTTAAGTATTAACTAAAGACGCATTGAAATTAAACCAAATTTTATGTCTTAAAACAGTAACTTTTTAAGAAACATTGAGTCTAATATATTGAGAACTAAAATCAACATTCAAATTATTTTATCATGAAAAAATTTTTACCATTAATTATAATTGCAATTCTTGCCATTGGCGCATACTCTTGGGGTAAAGGATTTAACAATACCGCTGTAACTTTAAAAGAAACAGCAACTAAAACTTGGGCAAATGTAGAAAGTAGCTACCAACGTAGAAACGATTTAATTGGCAACTTAGTAAAAACAGTACAAGGTGCAGCCGATTTTGAAAAAGGGACGTTACAAGCCGTTATAGAAGCACGAGCTAAAGCAACTTCTATTACTATAGACCCAACAAATATTACACCAGAACAATTAGCAAAATTCAACCAAGCACAAGGCGGCTTATCTGGAGCTTTAAAAAGTTTATTAGTAACTGTAGAGCGCTATCCTGATTTAAAAGCAAACCAAAACTTTTTAGAATTACAAAGTCAATTAGAAGGCACAGAAAACAGAATTAACGTTGCTAGAGATCGCTTTAACGCAACTGTAGAGCCATACAACATGCATATTAAAACGTTTCCTAATTCTATATTAGCAGGTTTATTTAATTTTGACCCATTAAATTATTTCAAAGCTGAAGCTGGAAGTGAAAAAGCACCAGACGTAGATTTTGAATTCTAATAAACTCATCTATTACATTTAATATTTCACAAAAGTAAATAATACAAACATGTCTAATAAAGTTGAAGCATTTTTAACAAGCGAAGAAGAGCAAGACATTGTTGAAGCTATTCGTTTAGCCGAATTAAATACATCTGGTGAAATACGAGTTCATATTGAAAACACTTCCAATGGAGATGCTACACATCGTGCTTTAGAAGTGTTTCATTATTTAAAAATGGACAACACAAAATTGCAAAACGGTGTACTTATTTACGTTGCTATAGACGATAAAACGTTTGTAATTTATGGTGATGAAGGTATAAACAAAGTAGTTCCCAAAAACTTTTGGGACAGCACAAAAGATGTGATGCAATCGCACTTTAAATCTGGTAATTTTAAGCAAGGTATTATTGAAGGTATTCAAAAAGCCGGCGAACAATTAGAATCTTTTTTCCCTTGGAAACATGATGATATCGACGAATTATCTAACGAAATTTCAAAAGGATAGTACAAAAACATGCAGCACTCAGTATCTAGTATTCGGTCGCAGTTTAAAATGAAAAATCTTTTTTTCGTTGTTTTACTCACTACACTTTTATGCACTAACTTTTCTTTTGCACAATATGAAATTCCCAAAACACCAGATTTTCAAACAAGTGTTTACGATTACTACAATCTTTTAAGTGCATCACAAAAAAGCAACTTAGAACAAAAACTTATAAAATATTCCGACACGACTTCAACCCAAATAGTAGTAGCTATTATTGCTTCTACCGGAGGTGAAAACATTAATTATTTAGGTGCTAAATGGGGACAAGCCTGGAAAATTGGACAAGAGAAAGAAGATAACGGTGTACTTATTTTACTAGCTCGTGATGATAGACGTATTGCCATTAACACGGGGTACGGCGTTGAGCACTTACTAACCGATGCGATGTCTAAAAGAATTATTAACCTTGATATTATTCCATATTTTAAACAGAATGATTATTACGGTGGATTAAACAAGGGCGCCGATGCTATTTTTGAAGTATTAACTGGCGAATATAAAGGCACAAGACAATCCTCTAACCAAGAAGGTATTCCTGTTGGTTTTATTATGTTATTGGTTTTTATATTTTTTATTATCCTTATCTCTATTTCCAAAAACAAACGCGGAGGTGGCGGCGGAAACAATAGAGGAAATCGATCTGCAGGTTCCGATATACTCGAGGCTATTATTTTGAGTAATTTAGGCCGTGGTAACTACCGAAGAGGCTCTTCTGGAGGTTTTGGTGGTGGCTTTGGAGGCGGAAGCTCTAGCGGAGGTGGTTTTGGCGGAGGCTTCGGTGGTGGAGGCTTTGGCGGAGGTGGTGCTTCTGGTGGTTGGTAAATTTACTCCATAAAAAAAAGGAAGGCATTTATTAACGCCCTCCTTTTCTATATTTATTAAAACAAATAATCTTACTTCTTTAGAAGCCTACATTATTAATGTAAGCATCTACTTCCATATCATGTCCAACAAAATCGGTAAAAGCTTTATTTAAGTCAACACTATTACCAACAGATAATATATATTTTCTAAAACGTTCTCCATTTTCACGATTCATACCACCGTTTGCTTTAATCCAATCGTAAGTATTATAATCTAATGTTTTACTCCACGTGTAAGCGTAATATCCTGCAGAATAACCACTACCCCAAACATGTGCAAAGTAAGGTGTATGATACCTAGATGGCACTTCACTTACTAGTAATCCGTTTTTAGCTAAAGCTTCTTTTTCAAATTCTAAAACAGGTTTAAAATCTGCTTCGTTTTCTACAGTATGCCACATCATATCAATAACAGATGCTGCTAATAATTCTGTTACATCATAACCTTTATTAAACATTTCAGCCTTCATTAACTTATCAATTAAAGCCTGAGGAATGGTTTCTTTAGTTTCGTAATGTATTGCATAGTTTTTTAAAACATCTGGCTCTAAAGCCGCATGCTCATTTATTTGAGAAGGAAACTCAACATAATCTCTAGGCACACTTGTACCAGATAAAGACACATATTGTTGGTTAGCAAATAAACCATGTAATGTATGGCCAAACTCATGAAACATAGTGGTTACGTTATCAAAACTTATTAAGCTCGGGTTACCTTCAGTAGGTTTTATGTAATTAAATACATTAACGATTACTGGTTTTTGCTTTAAATAATGAGACTGATTAACAAAACTATTCATCCAAGCACCACCTTTTTTAGTATCGCGTGTGTAAAAATCTAAATAGTACAATGCTAAGCTAGATCCGTCTTTATCAAAAACTTCATAAGTAATAACATCTGGATTGTAAACCGGTAAATCTGTACGTTTTTTAAACGTGATACCATACATACGTTCCGCAGCATAAAACACACCATTCTCTAAAACCGAATTTAATTCGAAATAAGGTTCAAGTTCTTTTTGATCTAAATCGTACTTCGCTTTTTTAACTTGTTCTGCATAAAAACTCCAATCCCATGGTTCTAATTTAAAACCACCATTTTGAGCGTCTATAATACTTTGAATATTAGCTGCTTCTTTTTTTGCTTGAGCCACAGATGCTTTGCCTAATTCTGATAACAGATTTAAAGCACGATCTGGAGTTTTAGCCATTTGGTTTTGAAGTTTCCATTCAGCATAATTTTTCTTCCCCATTAATTGGGCTTTTTGCATACGTAAAAGTGCTATCTCTTCAACAACTTGCCTAGTATCGGCATCGTTACCCTTTTCAGCTCTTGTAAACGAAGCCTCAAATAATTTTTGACGTGTTTCTCTATTTTTTAATACAGCTAATAAAGGCTGTTGAGTAGTATTAGACAATCCAAGAATATATTTCCCTTCGTGTCCAGCTTCTTCAGCTTTAAGTTTTGCTCTTTCAATATCATCAGGACTTAAGCCATCAAGCTCTTCAGCAGTATCTACAACCAAAGCCGCGTCTTTACGAGCTTTTAGTAACCTACTATTAAACTCAGTTTTTAAAACAGAAAGTTTTTTATTAATTTCCATCATCTTTTCCTTGTCTTCAGCAGACAAACTAGCGCCTGCCATTTCAAAACGCTTTAAGTAGTAATCGACTAACTTTAAATCTTCACCTTTTAAAGTTGAAAGATCTAATGCTTTTATGCGATTATAAATTTTAGAATTAAGATAAATATCATCGGAGTGCGATGAAAATATTGGTGCATACTCCTTCTCTATGGCTTGTAATGTAGGGTTGGTGCTAGAACCTGTAAGATTGTAAAATACATTTGTTGCTCTACCCAAAACTTCTCCACTTAACTCGATAGCCAAAACGGTATTTTCGAATGTTGGAGTTGCTGTATTATTGGTTATTGCATCAATTTCGGAATCGTGTAATTTTAGACCTTCTTTAAAAGCGGGTACAAAATCTTCATCTTTAATTAAATCAAACTGAGGTGCTTGATATTGTAATGTGCTTTTTTGAACTAAAGGATTCTGGTTCTCATCTATTTTTTCTTTGGTTTTAGACGTACAAGAAAATAA
The window above is part of the Algibacter sp. L3A6 genome. Proteins encoded here:
- a CDS encoding LemA family protein, with the protein product MKKFLPLIIIAILAIGAYSWGKGFNNTAVTLKETATKTWANVESSYQRRNDLIGNLVKTVQGAADFEKGTLQAVIEARAKATSITIDPTNITPEQLAKFNQAQGGLSGALKSLLVTVERYPDLKANQNFLELQSQLEGTENRINVARDRFNATVEPYNMHIKTFPNSILAGLFNFDPLNYFKAEAGSEKAPDVDFEF
- a CDS encoding ABC1 kinase family protein → MKTIDKIPTSKIQRATKLVSTGLKVGVNYAKYYGEKMVKTEAEAKDNLNEANATDIYDGLKNLKGSALKVAQMLSMEKNILPNAYVEKFSLSQFSVPPLSAPLVAKTFKKYFKKTPSEVFDTFTAESVNAASIGQVHKATKGDKKLAVKIQYPGVADSISSDLALVKPIALRMFNIKGEGTDDYFKEIENKLIEETNYTLELQQSIEISKACKHIPNLKFPKYYEEFSSNKILTMDWMDGLHISEFTKKNNDPAVSNKLGQALWDFYMFQMHTLKKVHADPHPGNFLVSPENELVAIDFGCMKEVPLTFYTPYFELAEKENIEDPAFFEAKLYELEILKPTDSQEEIVFFKTLFHEMLSLFTTPLQQEVFDFSNPTFFNKIAELSTKYAQSTELKKMNGNRGSKHFIYINRTFFGLYNLMHDLQPNHIIINNYKTL
- a CDS encoding SRPBCC family protein; protein product: MINIKKHSGIYTLEATQEIDIPIHEAWSFFSSPNNLEKITPSEMGFKITSEVDKKAYAGQIITYKVGILPGINTNWVTEITQVEHESFFIDEQRFGPYRMWHHEHWFYSQPDGKTLMKDKISYKIPFGILGDLAQTLFIKKQLKGIFEYRFKTLETYFNGK
- a CDS encoding TPM domain-containing protein translates to MSNKVEAFLTSEEEQDIVEAIRLAELNTSGEIRVHIENTSNGDATHRALEVFHYLKMDNTKLQNGVLIYVAIDDKTFVIYGDEGINKVVPKNFWDSTKDVMQSHFKSGNFKQGIIEGIQKAGEQLESFFPWKHDDIDELSNEISKG
- a CDS encoding SDR family NAD(P)-dependent oxidoreductase gives rise to the protein MKKLVIIGGSKGIGQAIINTLKDTYSIVNISRTAIETSSTITQHTLDVLEEELPEIDSIDALVYCPGSINLKALSRLNIDDFKNDFNINVLGAIKTIKHYEKALIEGHGSVVLFSSVATQIGMPFHASIATSKAALEGLTKSLAAEYATKIRFNIIAPTITDTPLASRLLRNEKQRETMSERHPLKSILDPNEVAALTKYLLSSDAKSISGQTFPIDAGITSLKL
- a CDS encoding cryptochrome/photolyase family protein, whose protein sequence is MENKITLFWFRRDLRLEDNTALHYALKSSNNVLPIFIFDDDILDSLPKDDARVSFIHNTLENINKELTEFGSSLVVKKGSTLEIWKALIAEHNIERVFFNKDYEPYAIKRDLEISNLLSANGIEAKSFKDQVIFEENDILKNDNTPYTIYTPFKNKWLKKFDDKADVLNHDIDNTRFHKINSTFTSLEDIGFTKSDIRVKPYNLTALDRYDEVRNFPAQDQTSYLSPHLRFGLVSTRNMVKLALKTNAIFLSELIWREFFMQILFHFPKVVTENFKQKYDAIPWRNNEADFKAWCEGKTGYPMVDAGMRELNKTGYMHNRVRMITAGFLCKHLLIDWRWGEAYFAEKLLDYELSANNGNWQWAAGTGCDAAPYFRVFNPAEQLKKFDKDTIYIRRWVEDYDELTYPQPMVEHKFARERAISTYKKALNP
- a CDS encoding M23 family metallopeptidase; translation: MSKVKYYYDSDSLSYRKIERRKRTTFKYAFMFILASALFGFLFVFISSQYVESPKERSLARELHNMQLQYELLNKKMNEAENVLANVADRDNNIYRVYFEANPIPEAQRRAGFGGINRYKNLEGFDNSKLIIESNKRLDILQKQIVVQSKSLDEIAVLAKEKEKLLAAIPAIQPVNNKDLKRMASGYGMRSDPFTKARKMHWGMDFTAPRGTPIYASGDGIVVRADSGSTGYGNHIRIDHGFGYISLYAHLYKYNVRKNQKVQRGDLIGFVGSTGRSEAPHLHYEIFKDGDRINPMNFYYGSLTAEEYSKLLEHASLENQSLD
- a CDS encoding MerR family transcriptional regulator → MHIDLPEKRYYAIGEVAKAFGVNTSLIRFWEKEFDVLKPKKNAKGNRKFTPEDVKNLKFIYHLVKERGFTLEGAKTHLKEEKKEALSNFEIINTLENIKTQLIKIKEHL
- the alaS gene encoding alanine--tRNA ligase produces the protein MKSQDIRAKFLSFFEDKKHSIVPSAPMVLKDDPTLMFVNAGMAPFKEYFLGNAQPKNNRITDSQKCLRVSGKHNDLEEVGYDTYHHTLFEMLGNWSFGDYFKKEAIAWAWELLVDVYGVDKDILYVTVFEGSDDDDNLSMDTEAYDFWKQYISEDRILKGNKKDNFWEMGDQGPCGPCSEIHVDIRSAEEKAKVSGKDLVNMDHPQVVEIWNLVFMQYNRKANGSLEALPDKHIDTGMGFERLCMVLQGVQSNYDTDVFTPIIREIEAVTNKTYNKNEEVDVAIRVISDHVRAVAFSIADGQLPSNTGAGYVIRRILRRAVRYGFTFLEKKEPFIYRLVTVLSEKMGDAFPELKAQKQLIENVIKEEEQSFLRTLDQGLVLLNRIVETTKGDTVSGERAFELYDTYGFPIDLTALILSEKGLKLDEKGFNEELQKQKNRSRAASEMSTDDWTILSNDSEEEFVGYDSLEANVKLTRYRKVVSKKDGEMYQLVFNLTPFYPEGGGQVGDKGYLEDAHGDVVYILDTKKESNVIIHFAKNLPKHINESFKAVVDEKQRNRTESNHTATHLLHQALREILGTHVEQKGSAVNSKYLRFDFSHFSKLTTEELQDVENFVNARIEGKLPLVEKRNVPKEEAIADGAMSLFGEKYGDTVRAIRFGQSVELCGGTHVKNTGDIWHFKIVSEGAVAAGIRRIEAITNDAVKDFYSENNRTFFEMKDLLNNAKEPVKALQNLQDENTNLKKQIEGLLKDKAKNIKGELRSELAEINGVQFLAKKLDLDAGGLKDVAFDLGSQFDNLFLLFATEQNGKALLSCYISKELVASKGLNAGQVVRELGKHIQGGGGGQPFFATAGGKNPDGITKALDGAKAYIG
- a CDS encoding flavin reductase family protein, which gives rise to MYFSRNDIDQLDHIYKINLINSITGYKPANLIATKSQSGITNVAVFSSVVHYGSAPPILGFVLRPTTVRRHTFDNIIETGYYTVNHINEAIVEDAHHTSAKYPKDVSEFSKTGLEEEYNNDFYAPFVKQSTIKMGMKFLQKIDIEANGTILILGEITDLYINDDLVEHDGFADLLKANTAVINGLDTYAIPTKTKRLTYQRPK